A region of Drosophila suzukii chromosome 2L, CBGP_Dsuzu_IsoJpt1.0, whole genome shotgun sequence DNA encodes the following proteins:
- the Art2 gene encoding protein arginine N-methyltransferase 8 yields the protein MFNNLEQEDLKSDADRHLELALKRIEERRQQETMYFNIYSRIEVHEWLLKDSVRVKAFRDAILYNGSFKNKTVLDVGCGMGILSIFAAKAGAKKVLAVDAASITDYAHRIVHDNGFGNVITVIRGKVEDIELPADIDKVDIIVCDWMGSCLFSENMLDSLIFARDKWLSAGGHIFPDTAQLYVAAIQGQDQDLGFWHDVHGFDLSAIRRRCESLAVVEPVTGGQMMSQVCLVKSLDLYKEQRQSADFRSFYELKVTRDGWVHALVAYFDVGFSKTPQGIAFSTSPCAPWTHWNQTVFYLETPLPVKAGELIKGVFGMKASEDSIFDLEVDIYVDFEGSQKSVTSQQAFVFSSSLAVDGV from the exons ATGTTTAACAACTTGGAGCAGGAGGATTTGAAGTCCGATGCTGATCGCCATCTTGAGTTGGCCCTCAAGCGAATCGAGGAGCGCCGCCAGCAGGAGACAATGTATTTCAATATTTACAGCCGCATCGAGGTGCACGAGTGGCTGCTAAAGGATTCTGTGCGAGTGAAGGCATTTCGTGACGCTATCCTTTACAACGGGTCCTTCAAAAACAAG ACTGTCTTGGACGTGGGCTGCGGCATGGGCATCCTTTCGATTTTTGCCGCCAAGGCGGGGGCCAAAAAGGTCCTGGCTGTGGATGCGGCCAGCATCACGGACTATGCCCATCGTATAGTCCACGATAATGGATTCGGCAATGTTATAACTGTGATAAGGGGAAAAGTGGAGGACATTGAACTGCCCGCTGACATCGATAAGGTGGACATTATTGTATGCGATTGGATGGG CTCCTGCCTGTTTTCCGAGAATATGCTGGACTCGCTGATTTTCGCGCGGGACAAGTGGCTGTCCGCCGGTGGGCACATCTTTCCGGACACGGCGCAGCTCTATGTGGCGGCCATCCAGGGGCAGGACCAGGATCTCGGCTTCTGGCACGACGTGCACGGCTTCGACCTGTCGGCCATCCGGCGCAGGTGCGAGTCCCTGGCGGTGGTGGAGCCCGTGACCGGCGGCCAAATGATGAGCCAGGTGTGCCTGGTCAAGTCGCTGGACCTCTACAAGGAGCAGCGCCAGTCCGCCGACTTTCGATCCTTCTACGAGCTGAAGGTCACTCGGGACGGCTGGGTGCACGCCCTGGTGGCCTACTTCGATGTGGGATTCAGCAAAACTCCGCAAGGGATCGCCTTCAGCACGTCGCCCTGTGCCCCGTGGACCCACTGGAACCAGACGGTCTTCTATCTGGAGACCCCGCTCCCCGTGAAGGCGGGGGAGCTAATCAAGGGCGTGTTCGGCATGAAAGCCAGCGAGGATAGTATCTTCGACCTGGAGGTCGACATCTATGTGGACTTCGAGGGCAGCCAGAAGTCGGTCACCAGCCAGCAAGCCTTCGTGTTCTCCAGCTCCCTGGCTGTGGATGGGGTCTAG